A stretch of the Tachysurus vachellii isolate PV-2020 chromosome 26, HZAU_Pvac_v1, whole genome shotgun sequence genome encodes the following:
- the surf2 gene encoding surfeit locus protein 2, with the protein MDALPADLREFLQNQPFLELTEDKKIKCTLNGHEFPCNLAEVQSFISGKKYKKLCAGEEFNYCQYEPHLVPSTKQQNHLFCKLTLRHLNRVPHHVLRHVSGKRFKKALAEYEECVKQGVEFVPFRLRQKKSRPKNTEDGMESTSEGSSKHKQKQKVKKKQDSGIWAPSSSEGEASDSEDSMSDLYPPTLFTLKNPEGQEEIEEDEDEFQTDDEDEDMEVSAPEEAKQAVQKRKKVQSAGFNKKFKKNKKRKGFKQISKVKNGK; encoded by the exons ATGGACGCCTTGCCTGCAGATTTAAGGGAATTCCTACAAAATCAACCTTTTCTAGAGCTCACTGAAGACAAAAAG ATCAAGTGTACGTTAAATGGCCACGAGTTTCCATGCAACCTTGCAGAGGTCCAGAGCTTTATATCTGGGAAGAAATACAAGAAACTGTGTGCTGGAGAGGAATTTAACTACTGTCAGTATGAACCTCATCTGGTCCCGAGCACAAAGCAGCA GAATCACCTGTTTTGCAAGCTGACACTGAGACACCTCAATCGTGTGCCTCATCACGTCCTTCGGCATGTCAGTGGAAAACGGTTCAAGAAAGCTTTAGCAGAAT ATGAGGAATGTGTGAAACAAGGTGTGGAGTTTGTTCCCTTCAGACTCCGGCAGAAAAAAAGCAGACCCAAAAACACAGAAGATGGCATGGAGAGCACGAGTGAAGGTAGCAGCAAGcacaaacaaaagcagaaagtgaaaaagaaacaagacaGTGGCATTTGGGCTCCGAGCTCCAGCGAGGGAGAAGCCAGCGACTCGGAGGACAGCATGTCGGATCTCTATCCAC CTACTCTTTTTACGCTAAAGAATCCAGAAGGACAGGAAGAGAttgaggaagatgaagatgaattcCAGacagatgatgaggatgaggatatGGAGGTTTCTGCACCAGAAGAAGCAAAACAAGCAGTGCAGAAACGTAAAAAG GTCCAGTCTGCTGGGTTTAACAAGAAattcaagaaaaacaaaaaaaggaaaggattCAAGCAGATCAGCAAAGTGaagaatggaaaataa
- the LOC132840709 gene encoding uncharacterized protein LOC132840709, which translates to MASTTVKFIWCSCRNYKIQSKDTHEKCLICLGIQHAKEAVLEYGKCQHCAKMDWSTCIKRLTKVQEVIHQEAQQRKSEASQNGIQPKLEAVASSAKSVRVVSATPTVKETANAAPGPSFSTAPVMFTLVSPSMDLPDPNAAAVKGTYLSHVALQHKLDSAPSVAPTSTPSTSHKRCHSSRCHSCCTRHSSRGCGRRKKRPLSSSSCSSWSSDSSCESVREKRTRRETKNSTKLDRKSDQLLNLVQQKLEAQQRAMQVHWSAIERRLDVLEKNRIQVDVTNLAESSQVDQGQQTGSTAGSGSVSLSNVVKQEDGPIDISLAIKSSLRPRVSSVQEVLTSDELQNLIVRAAKHLGIDFPKSQNDSPHPVMLPEFEDLVQSTWSNPASSQPFKPVYSELYRLHESQSLPYDQMPQVNKLMSAIFQAVTPASTREQSVPPEPWRVTEELAENSYQTAGMLAKTANYLRYLSDYQKRLLAEISENPTPQRLPGVFSELKLIGEYTFQLSSHQAELSGRIMAASVAVKRQTWMAKTNCPDSLKATFADLPFVVETQK; encoded by the coding sequence ATGGCAAGTACAACAGTGAAGTTTATCTGGTGTTCTTGCCGCAACTATAAAatccagtccaaagacacgcaCGAAAAGTGTTTAATCTGCCTGGGAATCCAACACGCCAAAGAAGCCGTGCTCGAGTATGGAAAATGTCAACACTGTGCCAAAATGGACTGGAGTACTTGTATCAAGCGTCTCACCAAGGTGCAGGAGGTGATCCATCAGGAGGCCCAGCAGCGGAAAAGCGAGGCGTCTCAGAATGGAATTCAGCCTAAACTTGAAGCGGTGGCATCGTCAGCTAAATCTGTGAGGGTGGTGTCTGCTACACCTACCGTAAAAGAGACTGCAAATGCTGCTCCTGGACCATCTTTCTCCACTGCACCCGTCATGTTCACTCTTGTCTCACCGTCTATGGACTTGCCTGATCCAAACGCTGCAGCGGTAAAAGGTACGTACCTATCACATGTCGCCTTGCAGCATAAGCTAGACTCAGCTCCATCTGTAGCGCCCACGTCAACGCCTTCGACCTCACACAAGAGATGCCATTCGTCTAGGTGTCACTCGTGCTGCACGAGGCACTCAAGCAGGGGCTGCGGACGGAGAAAGAAACGGCCCCTGTCTTCGTCCTCATGTTCGTCCTGGAGCTCTGACTCCTCCTGCGAGTCTGTTCGGGAGAAAAGGACCCGGAGGGAAACGAAGAATTCTACAAAACTTGACCGGAAAAGTGATCAGCTGCTTAACTTGGTGCAGCAGAAACTGGAAGCCCAGCAGAGGGCCATGCAAGTACATTGGAGCGCAATAGAGAGAAGGCTTGATGTCTTGGAGAAAAACAGGATACAGGTCGACGTTACAAATTTAGCAGAAAGCTCTCAAGTGGATCAGGGACAACAGACCGGTAGCACTGCTGGTTCTGGATCTGTTTCTCTATCTAATGTAGTAAAGCAAGAAGACGGGCCAATAGATATCTCGCTTGCTATAAAATCTAGTTTACGGCCACGGGTGAGTTCAGTGCAAGAGGTTCTCACGTCTGATGAGCTGCAGAATCTCATAGTACGGGCAGCCAAACACTTGGGTATCGATTTTCCTAAATCTCAAAATGACTCCCCACATCCAGTTATGTTGCCAGAGTTTGAGGACTTGGTCCAAAGTACGTGGTCCAACCCAGCgagctcacaacctttcaaGCCAGTGTATTCTGAGTTGTACAGGCTTCACGAAAGCCAGTCTCTACCTTACGACCAGATGCCTCAAGTGAACAAGCTTATGTCGGCCATCTTCCAAGCCGTCACGCCTGCAAGCACCCGAGAACAGTCTGTTCCTCCTGAGCCCTGGAGAGTCACGGAAGAGCTTGCAGAAAACTCTTATCAAACCGCCGGCATGCTAGCAAAGACTGCTAACTACTTGCGTTACTTGTCGGATTACCAGAAGCGCCTCTTAGCCGAGATTTCTGAAAACCCGACGCCTCAAAGGCTCCCAGGTGTTTTCAGTGAGCTCAAGCTCATCGGAGAATACACCTTTCAGCTTTCTTCACACCAGGCAGAACTTTCTGGGAGGATCATGGCAGCATCTGTGGCTGTTAAACGACAGACATGGATGGCCAAGACCAATTGCCCAGATTCGCTGAAAGCTACATTTGCAGATCTTCCTTTCGTTGTTGAGACTCAAAAATAG